The genomic segment ACGCTCAGTTTGGCGAAAGGGAAGATATATTGGATTTGGCACGGATATTTGGTTCAATACCCCATGAGTCGGACGATACTGGACTTGCTTGACGTCGACGTCTGAATCCGAGACACCAGCGTGTGTGTGTTATTGGAGGCAGTATGATATGACTCAACTAAAAGCATTTCAGGGTGGTGGTTGCATTTGGAGGCGTTGACTTCTTGCTTTTTTCAGTTCTTCTTTTATTCCTCTTTTTATGGTTTCTGGTTTTTGGTTGACGGGATTTATCAGTTTCCCCATAATTGGGACTTTGAGATCTGGGGTTGCGTTGCATGGCTGGCTTGTATTGCCTGCCATGTATATGCTTGTCCCGCCTGCCATACCCTTGGCAGCACCCGGCTTTTCAAATTGcatcttttcttttttttttcttttcatcgTTTTGTTTTTCCTGAATGATAGACCGAGGTTTGGGAGTTGTTGCTGCATTACTAGACTTCGATCAAGATAGAAAGGGCGGTGAGTCGGCTTCTGTGGTTTTCCGGCGGGCTATGACGACTTTATGGCCTGGACTGATCAATGATGTTTTCGCTGCGCTGTATCCGGCAGTTTGTGTGCACGGGGTATAGTGGTAACAGGTTGCACGCAGGACGGTTCGGATGTAGAAAATTCGTGTTTGTTTTGCTTACCGCAATACGTTTATATGTTAGACAGATGCAATGATCACGGATTTGCTGATGATGTTTCAATCCCTTGTATGTGAATGACGAATAGGTGAATCGTTTTTTAACAGCGACTCAGCAAACTCATGCTGCTGGAGCCTGGTGCTCACATTCAGAACAAATACAGTTTACTACTCGTACTCGTCCCGGTCCGCTCACTCTGACGCTCAATCATTTCTTATCCGACTTGTCAACCGTAGTAACTTTGGGTGCCCACTTCCAcagctcctccttgtccttttcCGAGGGGGTATAGCCAAACTTTTCTTCGGCTTGATCAGATAGGTAAAGACCAACAACGCCCCAGGCgatgatgccaatgccaacgccCGCTCGCGTTTTTGGAGACAGGTTCTTGTATGCTCTACGCCAACATTAGCCGAAGTAAACGAGACAAAGCAAGTGTGTCGTGGATTTGACTAGGTGACACAATACGTCTGCGCTGCTTAACAGTGGTGGACTcacttgagcatggctgatggagatggtggaAATACGAGATAGGATGGTTCTTATGGCATCGTTCTACTCTGCTGGTGATTGTTAGTGTTGGCGCGTGTGGTCGCAGGAGTAGGCGTAAGGTGTATTGTGAGTTGTCTTACATTGGGGTGGTTCTGCGGGATGAGGCAGTGGTTGGAATATGAGGAGAGGGTATACGGATCGTGGGAGGTTGAAATTTGAGTTGAGAGATGCCAACATTGTTTGGGTTCAGTGGGTCTGGATGTGGTTGGTAATAAAGTACTTGCTAACAGTATTTGGTGTatcttggtggtggctaGGATGAAGTATACTTGTGCTCACTGGGAGGCTGCCTGCTGTCAAACATCAGCTGTCTGTTTCAACTTGCTTGACTTGGAATAATCACAGTTCAGGCAGCAAAAGCTACGCATATATATGAGAAGGAAAAACTCAATGATTCTGTTTCAACAAGGCTCCTAGGAAACTCTCCAGCGACAGGCGTACAGCCAGGCGATCAAACTGCGGTATGGACGTCCAACAATGCACAACAATTCACAACCTCCCATTCGAACTCATcagcagcatcgccaaccatCTCGACCTCCAAGACTTTAAAGCCTTCCGCCTCACAAGCCGTCTCATAGCCCAATCTACACGGAGCCTCCTTGCCAGCGAACACTTCAACGGACTGCTCTGGCGACCAGACGCCGCTCGTCTGTACGAGTTGTCACGGATACCAGAATGCGCAAGGAGAATACGCTCCGTCACATTCAACTTCGCCCGTTTGAACGAGTACAAGGCCCTCCATGAGTCATTCAGCCACCTCTCCCTCGCGGAGCCGGGCTTGACTTCCGAAATGCTCCATGGCAAGTGGGAGCAGTATTTCGAGACGCAGCGACAGATGAAGGCACTGGGTGGGTTTCGGCTAGatttggtgaagaaggcgtTGGGAGGGCTGCCGTCTTTGAAGGAGCTGACGTTGACGTGGACGCGGTGTCCGTGGAGAAGGGACACTGAGCCGTGGAGGCTGTTTAGTGCGGATGTGTCTATTCGGATGGCTAAGCGGGAGGTGTTTGATGTGCAGGACGCGGTTTTGCGAGAGCTACGGAACGCGTGGGTAAGGTTGGATACGTTGAATTTGGAGCCGATTCCGCTGAAGGGTCCGGCGGGCGAGTTGTATCCTGGTGGTGAGGCGGGATTTTCCAGTGTGGACGATGGGAGAACGGATATTTTGCAGGTGTCTGGCTTTGATTTCTTCAGGGGACTACGACGGCTGAATCTTGTGTTGCATAGAAAGTCGGAGGATGTGTTGGAGGAGGGCTTGCAGGCGGTGCTTCGGCAAACGGCCTTGAGGGAACTGCGGTTGGAGTATCTTCCTTGGGAGAGGAACCATCCTTGTACTTTGTTCCTGGAGGGGATCTATCTGCCGGAGCTGAATGTGCTGGAAGTTAAAGGGCTGGAGGTCGGGTTACGGAATTTAGCTGTGTTTCTGGCCAGACATCGACGTAcattgaagaagttgagcCTGCGAGATATGAAGGGAATACCTCATACAGGGGAAGACGGTGACATGAGTGGAGGTTCGGGGGATAcagaagacatggagctttgGAGAGTGAAAGGTGATAGTGGCATAGTAAGGGTGGACGTGGAAACGTGGGAGGAGCTCTTTACCATGATGCGGGAGACGCTTGTAGAGCTGGAGGACGTTGAGGTTAGGGGAGGGTTTACTGATCCACTGACTGGTAGGAAGTGTTGGTTTTATTGTGATCATCTTGGAGTACCGGGGGATGAGTGGTCGGTGTCTGCGCTTCCGTTGGAGAAGTATTTGTTGGATGGGGGTGAGATGCCAgagttggtgtttttgagAGAGGTGTGATTGTGATGGGAAATGGGGAGGGTGATGTGTGCTTGCGGTGTTGGGGAATGGTGGGATATTAACCTGTCTTGTTAGCGTGGTGACTTGAGTGATTCTATTAGACGCAGAGGTTATCAATCGTCTTATAGAGATATTGACCTACTATTCAGTATAGGTCGCATGGCAGTCACGTCAGTTAGTAAATAGTCCAGCGTACATTGACAGCTTCACCAAAGCTATTCAAAGCGTCGTGACATGTAAACCCACCTCAACTTGACACAAATCTTTTCTCACATGAAAATTGCAATCTACTACTCACATTGTAAGCACACGAGGTCTCATTACAATATGCAGCCAAAGAACGTAGACTTGCACATGCACAAAATATCATATCTACACCAAACACATCCAGCACCAAAACCTCGGAAAGAGATTCTCACTCGGAAAGTTCACATCATCAATCCGCATCCCATCAAATCCAATCATCACCCTCTCACCTCACCCGAGTGCTGACTGTGACCACCACATCCCAGCATGTCAGCAAcctcccatccatctcacACCAAGCTACCTCGGCAAGAAGTGGGCCATCCTATCCACCATTTAAACATAAACCATTCCCATTCATCATCCGTGTAAGAGCTCACCACAGCtcacaccaacaagaaacctccaaaatggcaaaagcACTCGGTCCAAACGACGCAACCGCCAGGACAGCCCAGCCCTTCCAAGCATGGGACATCATCCGTCCTTCTCTCCACGCCCCTGGCGGACCATGGGGATGGACTCACTACGGCATCTACATCCCGCATCTCCCCCAACCGTATCAGTACCTCAATGTAGTGATACTAGTAAACCTAGTTGacctctccatcttcaaccacgcCGAATTCGCAGACGGACCCAAGGCGGTTGTCCAAAATCCAGAACACCTCACCACTTTGATGACCAGCACGGccgccaaacaccaccactTTGTGCGCGGCTACAATTCCAGTACAGAGTGCTCGTTCCCCGACTCAGGGACACCACTACGCTGGGGGGACGAATTCACCATGGAGTTTACGCCCTCACACAAGGCAACTATCACGGGATCCTTCAAACAATGGGCGTACAAGCTCGAGGTCGACATCACGCCCCAGGCAGTGTGGTTCATAGCCACCTCTTTCTACGAACACTTTAGCCTGCCCATATCCGGAACGGCCACTATATCAGGAGAAGTAATCCCCATATCAGGATGTATCGAATACGCACGCTGCAAGCCCGCTCCCGGTCTACCGTTGGGGATACACGCCAAGGTAGCCAGGTCGACGGACTACTTCATCTACCACGTCGTGGAGGTTGACGACAGACAAATTCTGTGGGGGGAGATGCGCAACGCGTTCGTGCCGCCCCGGAAGTTTGTGTACGTGCGGACAGTGCCGGATGGAAAGGTCATGGCGGCGTATACGACGGAGTTGAGTGTCGAGGTGACGGACGGAGGAGTGGTGACGGATTCAATGGGcaggaggacgaggatgccGAGAGAGTTTAGGGCTAGcgtggtggtggaggggaCGGTGGTGCTTGAGATATTGGGGAGGGTGAGGACGGAGTTGAGGGATGGGGCGGGGAGGGGGTTCGTGGGCGGGTATGATGCTGTTGTGAGATATgaggggagggagaggggggGATGGGGGATGTTTGAGTGGGTGGATTTGGAGTTGCAGGAGGGGAGGGAGAAGGGGAGGGCGAGTTTGTAGCCGGTGAGGTTGTAGAtgtggttggagatggagatggggtgagtggttggtgttggtgataaATAGTACCCTGAGTATACCGCTTATTATGGTGAATACTTTGATGTCAGCGTGCCTGTATATATGTTAGTTTGAAAAAGTAGGGCTTTTTAAGGAGAAGTGTTAAATCTCGATGAAGTTGACGTTGATGGTGACTTGGCGAAcagttggtgttgatgagtCTGTTGCACCCCCAATACGACAGAATCTCATCGTCAAG from the Pochonia chlamydosporia 170 chromosome 6, whole genome shotgun sequence genome contains:
- a CDS encoding F-box domain, cyclin-like protein (similar to Metarhizium robertsii ARSEF 23 XP_007822722.1); translation: MDVQQCTTIHNLPFELISSIANHLDLQDFKAFRLTSRLIAQSTRSLLASEHFNGLLWRPDAARLYELSRIPECARRIRSVTFNFARLNEYKALHESFSHLSLAEPGLTSEMLHGKWEQYFETQRQMKALGGFRLDLVKKALGGLPSLKELTLTWTRCPWRRDTEPWRLFSADVSIRMAKREVFDVQDAVLRELRNAWVRLDTLNLEPIPLKGPAGELYPGGEAGFSSVDDGRTDILQVSGFDFFRGLRRLNLVLHRKSEDVLEEGLQAVLRQTALRELRLEYLPWERNHPCTLFLEGIYLPELNVLEVKGLEVGLRNLAVFLARHRRTLKKLSLRDMKGIPHTGEDGDMSGGSGDTEDMELWRVKGDSGIVRVDVETWEELFTMMRETLVELEDVEVRGGFTDPLTGRKCWFYCDHLGVPGDEWSVSALPLEKYLLDGGEMPELVFLREV